A region of Dermochelys coriacea isolate rDerCor1 chromosome 1, rDerCor1.pri.v4, whole genome shotgun sequence DNA encodes the following proteins:
- the LOC119849807 gene encoding suppressor of cytokine signaling 1-like has protein sequence MIRGRPDDLLNAHKNLSLPQSQHRSTPHPPAPSRLPTHYRAFRSCEWEVVERSLNILQASGFYWGPLSVSEAHAKLQQEPVGTYLVRDSSQGNCLFSVSVRMPEGPVSLRISFREGYFWLKDWFSDCVVKLLEMVVAGTQANPLYCDEMGETPLVFSEPLCRNRRVVPKL, from the coding sequence ATGATCAGAGGGAGGCCGGATGATCTACTGAACGCACACAAGAACCTTTCCCTTCCACAAAGTCAGCATCGGAgcactccccaccctccagctccaTCCAGGTTACCCACTCATTACCGGGCCTTCCGCAGCTGTGAGTGGGAGGTAGTGGAGCGATCGCTCAATATCCTGCAGGCCAGTGGCTTCTACTGGGGTCCCTTATCTGTGAGTGAAGCACACGCCAAGCTACAGCAGGAGCCGGTAGGGACCTATCTGGTGCGAGACAGCTCTCAGGGGAACTGCCTCTTCAGTGTGAGTGTTCGGATGCCAGAGGGCCCAGTCAGCCTCCGGATCTCCTTCCGGGAGGGCTACTTCTGGCTGAAGGACTGGTTCTCGGACTGTGTAGTTAAGCTGCTGGAGATGGTGGTGGCAGGAACCCAGGCCAACCCCCTCTACTGTGATGAAATGGGGGAAACCCCCTTGGTGTTCTCCGAACCCCTTTGCAGGAACCGCAGGGTTGTGCCCAAGTTGTAG